From one Trifolium pratense cultivar HEN17-A07 linkage group LG1, ARS_RC_1.1, whole genome shotgun sequence genomic stretch:
- the LOC123913260 gene encoding succinate--CoA ligase [ADP-forming] subunit beta, mitochondrial produces MVRGFLNKLLSVAGKWQTQQLRRLNIHEYQGAELMSKYGVNVPRGVAVSSVEETRKAIKEAFPNQNELVVKSQILAGGRGLGTFTSGLKGGVHIVKTDQVEDIAGKMLGQILVTKQTGPQGKVVSKVYLCEKLSLVNEMYFAITLDRKTAGPIIIACRKGGTSIEDLAEKFPDMIVKVPIDVFEGITDEDAAKVVDGLAPKVADRNQSIEQVKNLYKLFVDSDCTLLEINPMAETADNQLVAADAKLNFDDNAAYRQKEIFKLRDTTQEDPREVTAAKADLNYIGLDGEIGCMVNGAGLAMATMDIIKLHGGTPANFLDVGGNASEGQVVEAFKILTADDKVKAILVNIFGGIMKCDVIASGIVNAAKQVDLKVPVIVRLEGTNVDQGKRILKESGMALITAEDLDDAAQKAVKAYK; encoded by the exons ATGGTCAGAGGATTTCTCAACAAACTCCTCTCCGTCGCCGGCAAATGGCAGACCCAACAGCTCCGCCGCCTCAACATCCACGAGTATCAG GGTGCCGAACTTATGAGCAAATACGGGGTTAACGTTCCGAGAGGTGTCGCTGTTTCTTCCGTTGAAGAAACCCGAAAAGCCATCAAAGAGGCATTCCCCAATCAAAACGAG TTGGTGGTTAAGAGTCAAATTTTAGCCGGTGGACGAGGTTTGGGGACTTTTACAAGTGGCCTTAAGGGAGGAGTACATATTGTTAAGACTGATCAGGTTGAAGACATAGCTG GGAAGATGCTTGGGCAGATACTAGTTACAAAACAGACAGGTCCTCAGGGAAAAGTTGTCAGCAAG GTTTACTTGTGTGAAAAGCTGTCGCTTGTGAATGAGATGTACTTTGCTATAACTCTGGATCGTAAGACTGCTGGTCCA ATTATTATTGCTTGTAGAAAGGGAGGAACGAGCATTGAAGACCTTGCAGAGAAATTTCCAGACATGATTGTAAAG GTGCCTATTGATGTTTTTGAAGGAATTACCGATGAAGATGCTGCAAAGGTTGTTGATGGTTTGGCTCCCAAAGTGGCAGATAGAAATCAATCCATTGAACAAGTGAAGAATTTGTATAAACTTTTTGTTGATTCTGACTGCACTCTTTTGGAA ATCAATCCCATGGCCGAGACAGCTGATAACCAACTAGTGGCTGCTGATGCTAAGTTGAATTTTGATGATAATGCTGCATATCGCCAGAAAGAGATATTCAAACTTCGTGATACAACACAAGAGGATCCTCGAGAG GTGACTGCTGCAAAGGCGGATTTAAATTATATTGGGTTAGATGGAGAAATTGGATGCATGGTGAATGGCGCAGGGTTAGCAATGGCCACAATGGATATAATCAAGTTACATGGGGGTACTCCTGCCAATTTTCTGGATGTAGGTGGCAATGCCTCTGAAGGCCAG GTGGTTGAAGCATTTAAGATATTGACTGCTGATGACAAAGTGAAGGCGATTTTGGTTAACATCTTTGGTGGTATAATGAAGTGTGATGTTATAGCAAGTGGAATAGTAAATGCTGCAAAACAG GTTGACCTAAAAGTACCGGTAATAGTTCGTCTTGAAGGCACCAATGTTGATCAAgggaaaagaattttgaag GAAAGTGGTATGGCACTAATAACGGCTGAAGATTTGGATGATGCAGCTCAGAAAGCAGTGAAAGCTTACAAATGa
- the LOC123913266 gene encoding CRIB domain-containing protein RIC6 — protein MSNKKVKGLLKGLRYISQIFESEKEQEIQIGCPTDVKHVAHIGWDGPSVNSPSWMNEFKTAPGFASAPMTLTGDTQSKAQDNNVKWVSEDTKRRSSRSVTQGRDLPELPKSSRRQTNTIDSPTRGKTRQSRKTSSNRPSNLKDSPDESKQELIMSNDSGELLLDGGSQAQNIPRKTRRKKSKDKDSSSGSSYVSSSSKLGSKTQQPSDPNLDCDDSTPTSKSSNKPSSFEENENCERGMTGVVS, from the exons ATGTCCAACAAGAAGGTGAAGGGCCTTCTTAAAGGCCTTAGATACATATCTCAAATATTTG AAAGTGAAAAAGAGCAAGAAATACAGATTGGATGTCCTACGGATGTAAAGCATGTGGCCCATATAGGATGGGATGGCCCCTCTGTAAATTCTCCCAGCTGG ATGAATGAATTTAAAACAGCTCCAGGATTTGCATCAGCACCCATGACTCTTACAGGTGATACTCAAAGCAAAGCACAAGATAACAACGTAAAATGGGTCTCTGAAG ATACAAAGAGAAGAAGTTCAAGGAGTGTGACCCAAGGAAGAGATTTGCCTGAATTGCCAAAATCATCTAGAAGGCAAACAAATACAATAGATTCTCCCACAAGGGGAAAGACAAGACAATCAAGAAAAACATCATCTAACAGACCATCAAACCTTAAAGATTCTCCAGATGAATCCAAACAAGAACTCATCATGTCTAACGATTCTGGAGAATTATTATTAGATGGGGGGTCACAGGCCCAAAACATTCCTAGAAAGACTCGTCGAAAGAAGTCAAAAGATAAAGACAGTTCAAGTGGTAGTAGTTATGTGTCATCATCATCCAAATTGGGATCTAAAACTCAACAACCATCAGATCCAAATTTGGATTGCGATGATTCTACTCCAACTTCCAAGTCTAGTAACAAACCAAGTTCctttgaagaaaatgagaatTGTGAAAGAGGAATGACTGGTGTGGTATCTTGA
- the LOC123913273 gene encoding TBC1 domain family member 15-like isoform X1, translating to MSCCNFLMKNSGTTELNDFYPIRPECIADVPATRFKPRSGKTLSARRWHAAFDGEGRLDIAKVLRRIQRGGVHPSIKGVVWEFLLGCYDPNSTFDERNELMQRRRGQYDMWKAECQKFVPTLGSGKFLTTPLIGEDGQPTDPSLVNLTTSDKKVVQWMQLLHQIGLDVVRTDRALVFYEDEANQAKLWDVLSIYAWMDNDIGYVQGMNDICSPLVILIENEADCYWCFDRAMRRMRENFRCTASSMGVQTQLGTLSQIMKTVDPKLHHHLEDLDGGEYLFAFRMLMVLFRREFSFADTLYLWELMWGMEYNPNIFAKYEDPDGAKTKPVSAAVNNKVLKQYGKFERNTLKTGHTEENNALAIFLVASVLETKNKRILTEAKGVDDVVKILGDITSSLDAKKACTEALKIQKKYLKTKQTAA from the exons TCTGGCAAGACTTTAAGTGCAAGAAGATGGCATGCAGCATTTGATGGAGAGGGTCGTTTGGATATCGCAAAAGTGCTGAGACGAATACAGCGAGGg GGTGTCCACCCTTCAATCAAAGGGGTGGTATGGGAATTCTTACTAGGTTGTTATGATCCTAACAGTACATTTGACGAACGGAATGAGCTCATGCAACGTCGAAG GGGGCAGTATGATATGTGGAAAGCTGAATGTCAAAAGTTCGTCCCAACCCTTGGTAGTGGAAAATTTCTTACAACACCCCTCATCGGTGAGGATGGCCAGCCAACAGATCCTTCTTTGGTAAATCTCACAACTTCAGATAAGAAAGTTGTACAATGGATGCAGTTATTACATCAGATTG GTCTTGATGTTGTTCGAACAGACCGAGCACTTGTCTTTTATGAAGATGAAGCTAATCAAGCAAAACTTTGGGATGTTCTATCGATTTATGCTTGGATGGACAATGATATTGGTTATGTCCAAG GAATGAATGATATTTGCTCACCTTTGGTTATTCTTATTGAGAATGAAGCAGATTGCTATTGGTGTTTTGACCGTGCGATGCGAAGGATG AGAGAGAACTTCAGGTGCACTGCAAGTTCAATGGGAGTGCAAACTCAGTTGGGTACACTCTCGCAGATAATGAAAACAGTTGATCCCAAGCTTCATCATCACCTTG AGGATTTAGATGGTGGAGAGTATCTCTTTGCATTTCGCATGCTGATGGTTCTTTTCCGAAGAGAATTTTCTTTTGCAGATACTTTGTATCTTTGGGAG TTGATGTGGGGCATGGAATACAACCCAAACATCTTCGCGAAGTACGAGGATCCAGATGGTGCTAAAACAAAACCGGTGTCAGCTGCAGTAAATAACAAAGTTCTGAAGCAATATGGAAAATTTGAGAGAAATACTTTAAAGACAGGCCATACTGAGGAAAATAATGCACTGGCTATTTTTCTTGTTGCTAGTGTTCTTGAGACCAAGAATAAGCGGATTTTAACCGAGGCCAAGGGTGTGGACGATGTCGTCAAG ATTTTAGGTGACATAACCTCAAGTCTTGATGCGAAAAAAGCATGTACTGAAGCATTGAAAATTCAGAAAAAATACCTGAAG ACCAAGCAAACGGCAGCGTGA